A genomic stretch from Corvus cornix cornix isolate S_Up_H32 chromosome 9, ASM73873v5, whole genome shotgun sequence includes:
- the SST gene encoding somatostatin → MLSCRLQCALALLSIALALGTVSAAPSDPRLRQFLQKSLAAAAGKQELAKYFLAELLSEPSQTENEALESEDLSRGAEQDEVRLELERSANSNPALAPRERKAGCKNFFWKTFTSC, encoded by the exons ATGCTGTCGTGCCGCCTCCAGTGcgccctggccctgctctccaTCGCCCTGGCCCTCGGCACCGTGTCGGCCGCCCCCTCGGACCCGCGGCTCCGGCAGTTCCTGCAGAAGTCGctggccgccgccgccgggaaGCAG GAACTGGCCAAGTACTTTTTGGCAGAACTGCTTTCAGAGCCAAGtcagacagaaaatgaagccCTGGAGTCTGAGGACTTGTCCCGAGGGGCTGAGCAGGATGAAGTGAGACTGGAGCTGGAGCGCTCGGCCAACTCAAACCCGGCTCTGGCACCCCGAGAACGCAAAGCAGGCTGCAAGAACTTCTTCTGGAAAACTTTCACATCCTGTTAG